Genomic segment of Scatophagus argus isolate fScaArg1 unplaced genomic scaffold, fScaArg1.pri scaffold_34_ctg1, whole genome shotgun sequence:
ATACTTAAACTTCTGTTTGTCCCTGGATTCAGCCCCCAACTCCAAAATACATAGGTCTTTCAATTCGCTCAGGATTCTCATCTACAGGCATCACAATGCTAGAGAATTTGGAAGGATTTACTACCTTTGCAACTCATCATTACATATAGCAAGAGTGATGATTGATGCATCATTCATCAAGCTTCCATTTCTAATTTGAATCTGCCCATTACCTCCCATGTCTTTGAAATAAGAACCTTTAAGTGACTAAcctaacataataaatatatgaacgATATTAGTCAACATTTTGATCAACATTCCAATTTATAATCTATGGCCAACaccgtagatgagaatctggaaattccagattccaaattctcatctatgGCATTGGCtgtagatgaaaatttggaaattccagattctcatctacggcgtgggccatagatgaaaatttggaaattccagattctcatctacgacatgggccatagatgaaaatttggaatttcCAGATTTTCATCTACGCCGTGggtcatagatgaaaatttggaaattccagattctcatctatgacccacgccgtagatgagaatttggaaattccagattccagattctcatctatggccaatgccatagatgagaatttggaaattccagattccagacTCCCATCTTCCAAAATCAGACTTCACCTTGAGAGGTGGAATCGATGAATGCTTTTCCTTTAGATGGAGATCAACACAGACCTGTAATGTCTTTGATGTTATCATTTGCTGATatatttgaaacatttcctgGATATCCATTTGAAGGAGGGAGCAATGGGGAAAAGAGTTTTGGGGTGATTTGCAAATCCAAGTGGAAAGGCAATCAAGACCACCCAGAGTGATTGGAAACACGACAGAGTGAAAGCCACCACTTCAGTAATACTTAAACTTCTGTTTGTCCCTGGATTCAGTCCCCAACTCCAAAATACATAGGTCTTTCAATTCGCTCAGGATTCTCATCTACAGGCATCACAATGCTAGAGAATTTGGAAGGATTTACTACCTTTGCAACTCATCATTACATATAGCAAGAGTGATGATTGATGCATCATTCATCAAGCTTCCATTTCTAATTTGAATCTGCCCATTACCTCCCATGTCTTTGAAATAAGAACCTTTAAGTGACTAAcctaacataataaatatatgaacaaTATTAGTCAACATTTTGATCAACATTCCAATTTATAATCTATGGCCAAggccgtagatgagaatctggaaattccagattccaaattctcatctatgGCATTGGCCgtagatgaaaatttggaaattccagattctcatctacggcgtgggccatagatgaaaatttggaaattccagattctcatctacgacgtgggccatagatgaaaatttggaaattccagattctcatctacggcgttggtcatagatgaaaatttggaaattccagattctcatctacggcgtgggccatagatgaaaatttggaaattccagattctcatctacggcgtgtTCCATAGAtggaaatttggaaattccagattctcatctatgacccacgccgtagatgagaatttggaaattccagattccagattctcatctatggccaatgccatagatgagaatttggaaattccagattccagattccCGTCTTCCAAAATCAGACTTCACCTTGAGAGGTGGAATCGATGAATGCTTTTCCTTTAGATGGAGATCAACACAGACCTGTAATGTCTTTGATGTTATCATCTGCTGATATATGTGAAACATTTCCTGGATATCCATTTGAAGGAGGGAGCAATGGGGAAAAGAGTTTTGGGGTGATTTGCAAATCCAAGTGGAAAGGCAATCAAGACCACCCAGAGTGATTGGAAACACGACAGAGTGAAAGCCACCACTTCAGTAATACTTAAACTTCTGTTTGTCCCTGGATTCAGTCCCCAACTCCAAAATACACAGGTCTTTCAATTCGCTCAGGATTCTCATCTACAGGCATCACAATGCTAGAGAATTTGGAAGGATTTACTACCTTTGCAACTCATTATTACATATAGCAAGAGTGATGATTGATGCATCATTCATCAAGCTTCCATTTCTAATTTGAATCTGCCCATTACCTCCCATGTCTTTGAAATAAGAACCTTTAAGTGACTAAcctaacataataaatatatgaacgATATTAGTCAACATTTTGATCAACATTCCAATTTATAATCTATGGCCAatgccgtagatgagaatctggaaattccagattccaaattctcatctatgGCATTGGCtgtagatgaaaatttggaatttccagattctcatctacggcgtgggccatagatgaaaatttggaaattccaaattctcatctacgcTGTTggtcatagatgaaaatttggaaattccagattctcatctacgcCGTTGGCCATAGATgggaatttggaaattccagattctcatctattGCATTGGCCATAGATGGGaatttagttagtttagtttattttagcAATTTCCAAACTAAACTCAAAGAAGGCAGCATATACAATCATGTAACTATCTActagaaacatttattttacttaacaTGTTATATAACATTGAATGCTGGAAATCAAATTTGGAAAACAAAGACTCTTCTCTATGGCTATGGTTTCTGCAGAGTTTGACTCAGGGGGTAACCTCttcataaaaaacaacattaacccCACATTAAGGATTTGCCTGAAGGTTTAAGATTCctcctgaaactgaaaataactaaACACTTGAATATCAGGACCCATCAAACAGAATCTAAAAAAGAGCTagccagtggaaaaaaagttCTGAGACCGAGAAGCAGGGGAAGTGGCTACCTGGTGGAGGAGGCCTGTAAAAGGATGTAAAGGATTCCACCAGGAAAATGCTCGCTGGAAGTCTCACGTGCCAGCAGCAGGTGACTCATCCTGGCAGCTGAGGTTCCTGGAATATCTCACCAGCTGATGACACTTAAAGGGATCCCACATCACCCCGCCCACATCCAGATCTTTCATTTCCACGTAGAGTGGGTGATCTGCAGCATCTGAGTTCTTTTGTTTTCGGTTCCCCTGCATCTGGACCTTGAGTTCCTGatttacagaaacataaaacatgactgtAAGTGAACTGCATTTGAGAgttgcacttttttttacaAGTGCATCTACTGActtccacattcacatctacAGAATTCCACATTTCCATTACACACCTGTCTTGCACATGAGGCAGTGCTTGAAGACACAACCCGGTGACTCTTTTTGGACAGCCATTTTCGGGGAGGCGGTTCACCCTCTGCGATCTCATTTCCATAATcccctttctttcctcttttacGTCTGAAAATAATGACGGCTGTGAGGATGATTAAGACCATGAGCAATGTGACTGCTCCGGCTGCTttgcctgctgtggctgctgctgaagttATTCCACCTGTTGAGTTCAACCTGAGTGCTACCAGACATGTCTTCATACCAACAGGGTTATGAGCTGTGCAGACCAAGGTCCCCGAAGAAAGAATTTCCTTGCTGATTGTTAAAACCAGGTCACCTCGTGTGGGGTCAAAAGTGGCATCGTGGGGGAGTCTGCGTGTGCCGTTCATGGACCATGAGTACCAGATGGGGGGGCTTCCCTTTGCGGCCCTACATCTGAATGCCAGTTTGCGATTCAACTCAACTGCATCCTCTGCGTAACACTCAAGCTTAGCTGGTCTCTTTATTGCATTAAGGTGAATGATTCTGCTCTTGATTGCAGCAGGACCTTTTCTGACCTTGCACTGGTaggtgtttgtgtctgtcattttCAAGTTACTGATGTTTATAGACGCATTGCCACTGGCAGGATCAGGAGACACAAAGCAAACTCTACGGCCGAATGGATTATAGTTGTCATAGATCCGATCTCCACTATACCAGATGACAAGTGTTTGACAAGGCTTGATGCTCCATTCAATATCGAGAACTCCTGAGTCCTTGGGATGAAGGTTGAAGTGACAGCTGCGCTGTGCAGTGTCTCCCACTGCTGCAAATTTTGGTGACTTTGAGCTTAAATGTATCTGGAGACCATGAGAGCGTagtaaagacaaaagcaaaattgaGACTATCATGCAGTAGCGCCAAAACCTGAACCTGGAGATGTGGGTTCTTTGAGGACGCAGTTTAAAGACTAATGATCTGGGGATGGGTACCTGCAAGCAAGACATGGaccaaaagtcaacatttgAAAGGAACAAAATGGTGTTAAAATTCGGAATTGTAACTTTTTAAACGACtattttagatgaaaatgtgGAAGACAATGCAATCGACCCAAATTCCAATCTACACACTAGCCACGCTAGCACTTTAGCATGTTAAATAGCAAAACGAAAAACCcatgaaaaaagtaaaacttcaaGTAAAAACTTTAATCTAACATCAAGGaccaaaagtcaacatttgAAAGGAACAAAATTGTGTTAAAATTCGGAATTGTAACTGTTGAAATGACTATTTTATAAGAAAATGTGGAAGACAATGCAATCGACCCAAATTCCAATCTACACACTAGCCACGCTAGCACTTTAGCATGTTAAATAGCAAAACGAAAAACCcatgaaaaaagtaaaacttcaaGTAAAAACTTTAATCTAACATCATGGaccaaaagtcaacatttgAAAGGAACAAAATTGTGTTAAAATTCGGAATTGTAACTGTTGAAATGACTATTTTATAAGAAAATGTGGAAGACAATGCAATCGACCCAAATTCCAATCTACACACTAGCCACGCTAGCACTTTAGCATGTTAAATAGCAAAACGAAAAACTcatgaaaaaagtaaaacttcaaCTAAAAACTTCAATCTAACATCATGTCAAATTGTCCCTAAACTCTTTCTAAGACACTACAAATGAGTTGGAACTGTTCAGGTGGGCTAAAAACCATtgaaatttgt
This window contains:
- the LOC124055961 gene encoding coxsackievirus and adenovirus receptor homolog isoform X1, whose product is MSCLQVPIPRSLVFKLRPQRTHISRFRFWRYCMIVSILLLSLLRSHGLQIHLSSKSPKFAAVGDTAQRSCHFNLHPKDSGVLDIEWSIKPCQTLVIWYSGDRIYDNYNPFGRRVCFVSPDPASGNASINISNLKMTDTNTYQCKVRKGPAAIKSRIIHLNAIKRPAKLECYAEDAVELNRKLAFRCRAAKGSPPIWYSWSMNGTRRLPHDATFDPTRGDLVLTISKEILSSGTLVCTAHNPVGMKTCLVALRLNSTGGITSAAATAGKAAGAVTLLMVLIILTAVIIFRRKRGKKGDYGNEIAEGEPPPRKWLSKKSHRVVSSSTASCARQELKVQMQGNRKQKNSDAADHPLYVEMKDLDVGGVMWDPFKCHQLVRYSRNLSCQDESPAAGT
- the LOC124055961 gene encoding coxsackievirus and adenovirus receptor homolog isoform X3, which gives rise to MSCLQVPIPRSLVFKLRPQRTHISRFRFWRYCMIVSILLLSLLRSHGLQIHLSSKSPKFAAVGDTAQRSCHFNLHPKDSGVLDIEWSIKPCQTLVIWYSGDRIYDNYNPFGRRVCFVSPDPASGNASINISNLKMTDTNTYQCKVRKGPAAIKSRIIHLNAIKRPAKLECYAEDAVELNRKLAFRCRAAKGSPPIWYSWSMNGTRRLPHDATFDPTRGDLVLTISKEILSSGTLVCTAHNPVGMKTCLVALRLNSTDVKEERKGIMEMRSQRVNRLPENGCPKRVTGLCLQALPHVQDRNSRSRCRGTENKRTQMLQITHSTWK
- the LOC124055961 gene encoding coxsackievirus and adenovirus receptor homolog isoform X2, whose protein sequence is MVPIPRSLVFKLRPQRTHISRFRFWRYCMIVSILLLSLLRSHGLQIHLSSKSPKFAAVGDTAQRSCHFNLHPKDSGVLDIEWSIKPCQTLVIWYSGDRIYDNYNPFGRRVCFVSPDPASGNASINISNLKMTDTNTYQCKVRKGPAAIKSRIIHLNAIKRPAKLECYAEDAVELNRKLAFRCRAAKGSPPIWYSWSMNGTRRLPHDATFDPTRGDLVLTISKEILSSGTLVCTAHNPVGMKTCLVALRLNSTGGITSAAATAGKAAGAVTLLMVLIILTAVIIFRRKRGKKGDYGNEIAEGEPPPRKWLSKKSHRVVSSSTASCARQELKVQMQGNRKQKNSDAADHPLYVEMKDLDVGGVMWDPFKCHQLVRYSRNLSCQDESPAAGT